DNA sequence from the Candidatus Methylomirabilota bacterium genome:
GGAGATCGCCACCCGCGAGATCAAGAAGGTGCCGACTCTTCGGGGTAAGACCGTGGTCAATCTCTTCTACGAGGCTTCCACCCGCACGCGGACGTCGTTCGAGATCGCCGGCAAGTGGCTCTCCGCCGACGTCATCAACTTCTCCGCCTCGGGCTCCAGCGCGGAGAAGGGCGAGAGCCTGCTCGACACCGCCAAGAACATCGAGGCGATGAGCCCCGACGTGGTGGTCGTCCGGCACAAGGCGTCCGGCGCGCCGGCCATGCTGGCCCGGAACCTCCGCTGCGCGGTGGTCAACGCGGGCGACGGCGCCCACGAGCATCCCACGCAGGCCCTGCTCGACCTCCTGACCATTCGGGAGAAGAAGGGTCATCTGGAAGGCCTCAACGTCACGATCGTGGGCGACGTGACGCATAGCCGCGTGGCGCGCTCGGACATCCACGGCATGAAAAAGATGGGCATCACGGTGACGGTGGCGGGCCCGCCCACCTTGATCCCCGCCGCCTGTCAGGAGCTGGGCGTGAAGGTGAGCCATCGCCTGGAGGAGGCGATCGCCCACACCGACGTCATCATGATGCTGCGCCTCCAGCACGAGCGCATGACGGCGGGCTTCATTCCATCGCTCCGCGAGTACTCGCGCGTGTGGGGCCTGTCGCCCGACAAGCTCAAGCACTGCCGCTCGGACGTGCTGATCATGCACCCGGGGCCGGTGAACCGCGGCGTGGAGCTCTCCCCCGAGGTGGCGGATGGGCCCTACTCGGTGATCCTCGATCAGGTGACCAACGGCGTGGCGGTGCACATGGCGGTGCTCTACCTGCTCGCGGGGAGCAAGGGCGCATGAGCCTCCTCATCAAGGGCGGGCGCGTGATCGATCCCTGGAACGGGGTGGACGCCGTCCAGGACGTGCTGGTGGCCGACGGCAAGATCGCCAAGGTGGCCGCAGGGCTCAAGGCGCCGGCGGGCGCGGCCGTCGTGGACGCCGCGGGCAAGGTGGTCTGCCCCGGCTTCATCGACATCCACGTGCATCTCCGGGAGCCGGGCTTCGAGTACAAGGAGACCATCGCCACGGGCACGCGCTCGGCTGCGGCGGGCGGCTTCACCGCGGTGGCCTGCATGGCCAACACCTTCCCAGTGAACGACAATCGCGCCGTCACCGACTACATCCTCGCCAAGGCCCGCGTGGAGGGCAGCGTGCGCGTCTACCCGATCGGCGCGGTCACGCGCGGGCTCAAGGGGGATGAGCTGGCCGAGATGGGCGAGCAGGCCGAGGCGGGCTGCGTGGCCTTCTCCGACGACGGCAAATGCGTCATGAACGCGGAAGTGTACCGGCGCGCCATGGAGTACGCCCTGCCCTTCGGCGTGCCCATCATCAGCCACGCGGAAGACTGCCACCTCGCCCACCGGGGCGTGATGAACGAGGGGCTCGTGTCGACCGAGCTGGGCCTGGCCGGTCAGCCCGCCGCCGCGGAGGACGTGATGGTGGCGCGCGACATCCTCCTCGCCGAGCTGACGGGGGCGCACGTGCACATCGCCCACATCTCCACGGCGGGCGCCGTCCGCATGGTACGGGAGGCCCGCGCGCGGGGCATCCGGGTGACCGCCGAGGTGACGCCGCATCACCTGGTGATGACCGACGGAGCGGTGCGTGACTACGATGTCAACACCAAGATGGCGCCGCCGCTCCGCGGCAAGCGCGACCTCGAGGCCTGCCTGGAGGCGCTGACCGACGGGACCATCGACTGCGTGGCCACCGATCACGCGCCCCACGCCCTCTCCGACAAGGAGGGCGAGTTCGCCGAGGCCGCCAACGGCGTGGTCGGGCTCGAGACGGCGGTGCCCGTCCTGCTCGACCGCCTGGTGCGCCAGGGCCGGCTCGACCTCCCGACGCTGGTCGCGCGTTTCACCTCGG
Encoded proteins:
- a CDS encoding dihydroorotase, translating into MSLLIKGGRVIDPWNGVDAVQDVLVADGKIAKVAAGLKAPAGAAVVDAAGKVVCPGFIDIHVHLREPGFEYKETIATGTRSAAAGGFTAVACMANTFPVNDNRAVTDYILAKARVEGSVRVYPIGAVTRGLKGDELAEMGEQAEAGCVAFSDDGKCVMNAEVYRRAMEYALPFGVPIISHAEDCHLAHRGVMNEGLVSTELGLAGQPAAAEDVMVARDILLAELTGAHVHIAHISTAGAVRMVREARARGIRVTAEVTPHHLVMTDGAVRDYDVNTKMAPPLRGKRDLEACLEALTDGTIDCVATDHAPHALSDKEGEFAEAANGVVGLETAVPVLLDRLVRQGRLDLPTLVARFTSGPARLLNLPGGRLSVGAPADITVLDLEHAWTVEPRHLLSRSKNTPFAGWSGTGAPVLALVGGKPALPSYPLTIPGGAA
- a CDS encoding aspartate carbamoyltransferase catalytic subunit, coding for MTWKRKDLLSMQDLEAAEIRDVLDTAESMKEIATREIKKVPTLRGKTVVNLFYEASTRTRTSFEIAGKWLSADVINFSASGSSAEKGESLLDTAKNIEAMSPDVVVVRHKASGAPAMLARNLRCAVVNAGDGAHEHPTQALLDLLTIREKKGHLEGLNVTIVGDVTHSRVARSDIHGMKKMGITVTVAGPPTLIPAACQELGVKVSHRLEEAIAHTDVIMMLRLQHERMTAGFIPSLREYSRVWGLSPDKLKHCRSDVLIMHPGPVNRGVELSPEVADGPYSVILDQVTNGVAVHMAVLYLLAGSKGA